The sequence TCTGCCCCCATGCGCAGCTCTGTTTCTTCTACATTTTTTTGCTCCATAAATTCATTCGCCAATGCCCATGCAGCAGAGGTAAATACAGGATCATTATCAACGGTTGGATACCCAATATCTATGTGCAAATCAATTTCTGCACCCATACTCTCGACCAGTCCTACGGCTTGCTTTCTAATTAGTTCGTGTGCTTTGTATCGCCATTCTTCATCCATGGCTCTGAACGTACCCATTAATTTTACTTCACTTGGAATTACATTGGTTGTATTTCCACCCTGCACTGAACAGATGGACAAAACGGATGGAGAAATAGGGCTATTGTTTCTTGAAATAATCTGCTGAAGGGATACAATTAAGTTGGCGGCAATTAAAACGGTATCTGCTGTTAAATGTGGGGCAGCAGCATGCCCTCCTTTACTTCTGATGGTAATATAGATTTCATCGGCACTGGCCATTACCCTACCCTTACGAAAACTAAGCTTCCCAACATCCAATCCAGGATGAACATGTAAAGCAACAATTCCACTTGGCCGGGGATTTTCCAACACGCCTTCCTTAATCATATAACTAGCCCCACCCGGATTTCTTTCTTCACCCGGTTGAAAAATTAATTGGATGGTGCCCTCCCATTCTTCTTTCAGGTGTTGTAAAATTTTGGCTGCACCCAATAAAACGGTGGTATGCACATCATGCCCACAGGCATGCATGACACCATTGTTAACAGACCGATAAGGCACATCATTTTCTTCCAGAATCGGCAGCGCGTCCATATCGGCCCTAAGGGCAATCAC is a genomic window of Sediminibacterium sp. TEGAF015 containing:
- a CDS encoding M20 metallopeptidase family protein encodes the protein MLKEKIKILAKDFAPALIDIRRHLHANPELSYQEFATSQYVQQQLSALGIPFEIKASTGILATIKGKNPDSKVIALRADMDALPILEENDVPYRSVNNGVMHACGHDVHTTVLLGAAKILQHLKEEWEGTIQLIFQPGEERNPGGASYMIKEGVLENPRPSGIVALHVHPGLDVGKLSFRKGRVMASADEIYITIRSKGGHAAAPHLTADTVLIAANLIVSLQQIISRNNSPISPSVLSICSVQGGNTTNVIPSEVKLMGTFRAMDEEWRYKAHELIRKQAVGLVESMGAEIDLHIDIGYPTVDNDPVFTSAAWALANEFMEQKNVEETELRMGAEDFGYYTQVIPGCFFRLGVRNESKGIIHQVHTPKFDIDESAIEIGAGMMAYLGIALK